The sequence TCCTCGCCGCGACCGGTTCGGCCGTCGGACTGGGCAATATCTGGAAATTCCCCTACATCACCGGCCAATACGGCGGTGGTGCCTTCGTATTGATGTATCTGGCCTGCATCCTGGCCATCGGCATTCCCGTGATGATGACCGAGATCGCCATCGGCCGCCGCGGCCGCGGCAGCCCCATCGATGCCATCGGCCGTGCCGTGCGCGAGAACGGTAGCAGTGCCCTGTGGAAGGGCGTCGGCGGCATGGCCATGGCCGCTGGCTTCCTGATTCTCTGCTTCTACGTGGTGGTGGCCGGTTGGGCCTTCGCCTACACGGTCAAGATGCTCGACGGCTCGCTCACGGCCAGTTCCGTCGACAGCCTGGCGCAGGTGTTCGAGGCGCATAACGCCAACCCCTGGCAACTCGGTGGCTGGAGCGTGCTGGTGGCGCTGCTGACGTTGTGGATCGTCGCCAAGGGCGTGCAACAGGGCATCGAGAGTTCGGTGCGCTGGATGATGCCGGGGCTGGCCGTGATGCTGTTGATCCTCGTGGGTTACGCCTTCACCAGCGGCGGCTTCGACGAAGGCTTCGCCTTCCTGTTCAGTTTCGACACCTCCAAGCTCACCGGTGAAGCGCTGCTGGCCGCGCTCGGCCACGCCTTCTTCACCCTCAGCCTAGCCTCCGGGGCGATCCTCACCTACGGCTCCTATATCCCCGACGGCCAGTCCATCACCCGCACCACCTTCATGGTGGCCATCGCCGATACCGCGGTGGCACTGCTGGCGGGCCTGGCGATCTTCCCGATCATCTTCGCCAACGGCATGGACCCGACCGCTGGTCCCGGGCTGATCTTCATGAGCCTGCCGCTGGCCTTCCAGCAGATGCCGTTCGGCACGCTGTTCGGCACCTTGTTCTTCGCCATGGTGTCGATCGCGGCGCTGACCTCGGCCATCTCTATGATCGAAGCCACCGTGGCCTACCTGAACGAAAAACATGGTGTCAGCCGCATCAAGGCCGCCGTGGGTGCCGGCGTGGTGCTGCTGGTGATCAGCCTGCTGGCCATGCTCTCGTTCAACCTGATGGCCGGCTGGACGCCGCTGGGCAAGAACTTCTTCGATTGGCTGGACTACCTGACGTCGCGCTGGATGATGCCGCTGGGTGGGATCTTCATCGTGATCTTTGCCGGCTACGTACTGCGCAGCGAGATCATGCGTGATGAGCTGGGCTTGCCGCCGCTGGGTTATGCGCTCTGGCTGTTCATGGTGCGCTACGTTTGCCCGGTGCTGATCACCATGGTCTTCCTGCACGCCCTCGGCTGGTTGGGCTTCGACCCACTGGTGCGCTGGTACTGGATAGCTGGCGCCATCGGCGCGCTGACCGTCCTCGGCGAGGGGCTGCGGCCACGGGTATGGCCGGCACTGGTCGGGCGTAGTGCCTGAGCGGCTACAACAGCCTCGCGACAACTGACTGAACGGCACTCCAGCAATGGAGTGCCGTTTTTGCGCAGGGCCAGATTCGCCGCCTTCCGATCGGCTTTTACTTCTCCCTGGCCGACCAGCGGCTCTCTCAAGGTCTATCGCGCCAAGCCGATAAAACGATCAGCACAAGGACGCTTAGCCAGGAAAATGACCTCCGACTTGACCTAGATCAATACGGACACGCCCATGCCCAGCCGTCTCAAGTTCAGCCACAAGATCCTGCTGGCCGCGTCACTCGTAGTGATCGCGACCTTCGCATTGTTCACGCTCTATAACGACTACCTGCAGCGCAATGCCATTCAGGCCAAGCTGGAGAGCTACCTGGACGAGATGGGCAAGGTGACCGCCCATAACATCCAGAACTGGCTGTTCGGCCGCTTGGTGCTGCTCGAGAACACTGCCCAGACCATCGCTCGCGACAGTTCCGGCGAGGCGGTCGAAGCCCTGGTCAAGCAGCCGGCACTCAGCTCTACCTTCGCTTTCACCTACCTGGGGCGCAGCGATGGCGAGTTCATCGTGCATCCGCGCTTCGAGCTGCCGGCCGGTTACGATCCGCGCCAGCGTCCTTGGTACAAGGACGCGATCAATGCCGGCAAGACCACGCTGACCGAGCCCTATCTGGATGCGGCCACCAACGAGCTGATCATCACCGCGGCGACCCCGGCCAAGGCCGGTGGTCAGAGCCTGGGCGTGGTCGGTGGCGACCTCAGCCTCAAGGTGCTGGTGGACATCATCAACGCGCTGAACTTCGACGGCATGGGCTATGCGTTCCTCGTCAGCGGCGACGGCAAGGTGCTGGTC comes from Stutzerimonas stutzeri and encodes:
- a CDS encoding sodium-dependent transporter, whose protein sequence is MTRETPKNLWLSRWGFILAATGSAVGLGNIWKFPYITGQYGGGAFVLMYLACILAIGIPVMMTEIAIGRRGRGSPIDAIGRAVRENGSSALWKGVGGMAMAAGFLILCFYVVVAGWAFAYTVKMLDGSLTASSVDSLAQVFEAHNANPWQLGGWSVLVALLTLWIVAKGVQQGIESSVRWMMPGLAVMLLILVGYAFTSGGFDEGFAFLFSFDTSKLTGEALLAALGHAFFTLSLASGAILTYGSYIPDGQSITRTTFMVAIADTAVALLAGLAIFPIIFANGMDPTAGPGLIFMSLPLAFQQMPFGTLFGTLFFAMVSIAALTSAISMIEATVAYLNEKHGVSRIKAAVGAGVVLLVISLLAMLSFNLMAGWTPLGKNFFDWLDYLTSRWMMPLGGIFIVIFAGYVLRSEIMRDELGLPPLGYALWLFMVRYVCPVLITMVFLHALGWLGFDPLVRWYWIAGAIGALTVLGEGLRPRVWPALVGRSA